One genomic region from Scomber scombrus chromosome 19, fScoSco1.1, whole genome shotgun sequence encodes:
- the gemin2 gene encoding gem-associated protein 2, translated as MKCDAEDLMPRMLPVEFGEGSTDVDLKAPPRNPQEYLRQVQLEASLCPEVAVAQIDPKKLKKKKQTVNASVAECHAAPVGFCPSLSWQRQQVGHFSDVRQSIAKNRKHWSSHNLDDNVLMPKLTDEEGWKRFCLGEKVYLGTSPSHTDAEPEAALDYSKVGFPPFQSIVSRLNQSTVLMVLETLITWFEEQDFVPQLGRWLYALLACLEKPLLPEAHSSIRQLARRCAQLRSTLESQEDEKLPALNLLICLVARYFEQNDLADQPE; from the exons ATGAAGTGTGACGCGGAGGACTTGATGCCCAGGATGCTGCCCGTTGAGTTTGGAGAAGGTTCAACAGACGTGGACCTGAAAGCACCGCCGAGAAACCCTCAAGAATACCTCCGACAAGTGCA GCTGGAGGCTTCATTATGTCCAGAAGTGGCAGTTGCTCAGATTGACCCCAAGAagctaaagaagaagaaacaaacagtgAATGCATCT gtggcAGAGTGTCATGCTGCTCCAGTGGGTTTCTGTCCCAGTCTCAGCTGGCAACGGCAACAAGTCGGCCACTTCTCAGATGTCAGACAG AGTATCGCAAAGAACAGGAAACACTGGAGCAGCCACAATCTGGATGATAACGTGCTAATG CCAAAGCTGACAGATGAGGAGGGATGGAAGAGATTTTGTTTAGGAGAGAAGGTTTATCTCGGAACTTCACCCAGCCACACAGATGCAGAACCAGAGGCAGCACTGGACTACAGCAAG GTGGGCTTCCCTCCCTTCCAAAGCATTGTCAGCAGACTCAACCAG TCTACAGTACTGATGGTGCTAGAAACTCTCATCACTTGGTTTGAAGAACAAGACTTCGTTCCACAGTTG GGTCGCTGGTTGTATGCATTGTTAGCCTGCCTGGAGAAGCCTCTGCTTCCTGAAGCCCACTCCTCCATCAGACAGCTGGCCAGGAGATGTGCCCAGCTCCGCAGCACACTG GAGAGTCAGGAGGATGAGAAACTGCCTGCCCTGAACCTGCTTATATGTCTTGTTGCCAG ATACTTTGAGCAGAATGACCTGGCAGACCAGCCGGAGTGA